The sequence below is a genomic window from Candidatus Eisenbacteria bacterium.
TTCCGGAGGAGGGAGTAACCTTTGTCCTGGGTTCCGACTACTACGGCGAGGCGAAGAAAGGCTTTCTCCGTATGGCGATGTGGCATGCAAAGAAACAGGGAATGCTCGGACTCCACGCCGGCGCCAAAATCATCAATGCAAAAGGAAGAGACGGCCGCGTAAAAAAATTCGGAATGCTTATCTTCGGACTCACTGCTACCGGGAAGACGACTCACTCCTGTCATAATCATGGCCTTACCGAGATGGGAGAGGGTGTTGAGATCGTGCAGGATGACTTTGTCATCTGGAGGCCGGATGGCTCTGCCTGGGGTACCGAGAAAGGCTTCTATGTCAAGACCGAAGGACTTGCGCTGGACACCCAGCCTCTTCTTTACAAGGCCGCCACTGCAAAGGACGCAATTCTTGAGAATGTGATGGTTGATTATGCCGGAAACATCTACTTTGATGACGAAACGCTGACCGGAAATGGAAGATGCATCATTCAGAGAGATGACCTTCGTCCCTACCTGAGTGAAGTTCCAAACCTTCCCCCGGCTGCCGAACTCGAAAGACTCATTATTGCCTTCATAACACGGAGAAATACCATCGTTCCGATAGCTTCGAGGCTGTCGCCGGAAGAAGCTGCCGCAGCATTCATGCTTGGTGAGTCGATCGAGAGTACCGGCAGCGATCCAAAGAAGGCAGGCGAGTCTGTGAGAGAGGTCGGAACAAATCCTTTCATAGTCGGGAGTGAGGCACAGGAAGGAAACCGGTTCTATGAGTTTGTCAAACGCCATCCCGGAAAGATCGCATGCTACCTGCTCAACACCGGCGGCGTCGGCGAGGTAATCGAGAGACTTCCTGACGGGAAAAAGACGGTGAAGCAGAAAGTTGACCGTGTTCAAATAAACGAGATGGCTTCGATCATAAGGGGCATCGTCAGGGATTCAATTGAGTGGGGCGAAGACCAATATTGGAAATCCACAGTGCCTGTCAAGGTAGAAGGTGCCGACATGAGCAGATTCGACCTCACCAAGTTCTACCCGAAGGGCGAGATCGACAAACAGATTAAGAACCTGTTGGGTGAGAGAATAGAGTGGCTTGAGAGATTCCCGGGACTTGAGAAGGACGTTAAAGAATCGGTGGGCAGGCCAGTCTAGCCCGGGTGCTTCTCTTCTCAAGACTGTATCGATTCTTATCATAATTCTCATGGTGATAGGGCTCTATTGCCCTGGTATTAGGGTGAAGATAGTCATTGAAAACATGCCCCAGGGCTGCTCCGCTAGACTCGCCCTCAAGAACAGGGGGCTGTTCGCGGGAAAAGATAGAGTGTCTCCCGACATTGTCGGTGTGTTCACGGGCTCCCGGAAATAGGGCACTCGCCTCTCCGCCACAAGGTGCCGCAATGAAACGTTGTTCTCGCATAAAAAAAGAGAAATCTGACTTGCGGCTCGAAGAAGCCGGCGAACTTTCGCTCATAAGAGTCTTCGAAAGACTGTTTCGACCTTCGCCGAAAGGAGTAATCCTTGGCATCGGAGATGATGCGTCGGTGGTTTCGGTTGATGGCAGGAAGACCATTATTACCACTGATTCGATGGTCGAAGGAGTTCATTTCAGTTTGAGATTGGCAGGACAAAACTCTGGTGCTGCTGCGGCACACACCAGATCGACTCTTTTGCGCTCCGTGGCCCACAGGGCGATTGCTTCTTGTTTAAGCGATATCGCGGCGATGGGGGGGAGACCGCTTTATGGCGTTGTCTCGCTAGGATTGCCAGGCTCATTCTTGTTTCAAGAGGCGGTCTTGCTTGCGCGAACAATGCGGGATGTCTCAAGAAAATTCGGAGGAAGTATTGTTGGGGGCGACACGGTAGAATCTGATGCCCTTTTCATCTCTGCTACTTTTATTGGTGCGACGCACGGAGGAAAATTCGTCACAAGAGGCGGAGGAAGACCTGGCGATGTGGTCCTTGTTACCGGCGAGCTTGGTGATTCTGCTACCGGGCTTGCCCTGATCAAGAAAGCCGAGGT
It includes:
- a CDS encoding phosphoenolpyruvate carboxykinase, whose translation is MEYGNVLGMMKGLYNQPNVSHLSPSETRKEAEKYGFKTKFDNYNFVSVVKNRSAGLTVYLGPQELRQEKLSPKQQEILNGVPRTLSLLGEYLKKAPLVCVERTMGMNPGFTPKCTLYVSVHRRDSARLPYMVGQTLFDPQPSGGSAPELFMVYIPEWQEKDRQILAFPEEGVTFVLGSDYYGEAKKGFLRMAMWHAKKQGMLGLHAGAKIINAKGRDGRVKKFGMLIFGLTATGKTTHSCHNHGLTEMGEGVEIVQDDFVIWRPDGSAWGTEKGFYVKTEGLALDTQPLLYKAATAKDAILENVMVDYAGNIYFDDETLTGNGRCIIQRDDLRPYLSEVPNLPPAAELERLIIAFITRRNTIVPIASRLSPEEAAAAFMLGESIESTGSDPKKAGESVREVGTNPFIVGSEAQEGNRFYEFVKRHPGKIACYLLNTGGVGEVIERLPDGKKTVKQKVDRVQINEMASIIRGIVRDSIEWGEDQYWKSTVPVKVEGADMSRFDLTKFYPKGEIDKQIKNLLGERIEWLERFPGLEKDVKESVGRPV
- a CDS encoding thiamine-phosphate kinase; the encoded protein is MKRCSRIKKEKSDLRLEEAGELSLIRVFERLFRPSPKGVILGIGDDASVVSVDGRKTIITTDSMVEGVHFSLRLAGQNSGAAAAHTRSTLLRSVAHRAIASCLSDIAAMGGRPLYGVVSLGLPGSFLFQEAVLLARTMRDVSRKFGGSIVGGDTVESDALFISATFIGATHGGKFVTRGGGRPGDVVLVTGELGDSATGLALIKKAEVSGGIGLEPVRDHDAGSRRLGPRRMARLSGLVPELRRLGETIGARAIEKALRKHLFPEPRFEEGRIACGNGATSMIDISDGLATELDHLACSSSVQIEIDSALVPIGAASVKVGAHFGRDPLAHALFGGEEYELLFTAPIRKALEISEAITSRTGTKVTRIGVVKKGKPKVTLREEDSVRPLRPSGYEHFSSSYRR